A window of Aliarcobacter trophiarum LMG 25534 contains these coding sequences:
- the rpmI gene encoding 50S ribosomal protein L35 — MPKMKSVKGAVKRFKVKKNGTIKRGSAFRSHILTKKTQKRKRNLRGPQTVHSTNVSGILSTLCLA; from the coding sequence ATGCCAAAGATGAAAAGCGTTAAAGGTGCTGTTAAAAGATTTAAAGTAAAGAAAAATGGAACTATCAAAAGAGGTTCTGCTTTTAGAAGCCACATTTTAACTAAAAAAACTCAAAAAAGAAAAAGAAATTTGAGAGGACCACAAACTGTACATAGTACAAATGTTTCTGGAATTCTTTCAACTTTATGTTTAGCGTAA
- a CDS encoding rhodanese-like domain-containing protein, whose amino-acid sequence MKKIFAVLSICFLFLSVNAQETDVLKEPTSEVKELIKKYKLQEVDFDYVKKVIGVGNRGSVESILIDARPQAKYQRGTIPSSLNINDTNFDEDYKQLKGIDKNKELIVFCGGFACAKSPIVADLLMKKGHKNVKVYSAGEPQWSKKSYLEIDTIVAKVYFENNSALFVDARPYAKFLQETIVGSISVPDTNFEKLVGRFPIDKNEKIVTFCAGYECEKSHIIASKLYALGYKNVVVYAGGVPEWKKAGLSTTFASKKVEDKEKEKKAEFSKNGLKLGSDEGTIDGEWLKELVLKDKVPSNIQIVNVLPSKDFAKGHIKGAINIEAEKLNSKELFDKLPKNKSIVFYCSAGSRSLEAWMKLKKDGIDVSEIFYFDAVIVCKNQECKIDVNEPLE is encoded by the coding sequence ATGAAAAAAATATTCGCAGTTTTATCTATTTGTTTTCTGTTTCTATCTGTAAATGCACAAGAGACAGATGTTCTAAAAGAACCTACATCAGAAGTAAAAGAGCTTATAAAAAAGTATAAGTTACAAGAAGTTGACTTTGATTATGTTAAAAAAGTTATTGGAGTTGGGAATAGAGGTTCTGTTGAATCTATCTTAATAGATGCAAGACCTCAAGCAAAATATCAAAGAGGTACTATTCCATCAAGTTTAAACATAAATGATACAAATTTTGACGAGGATTATAAACAATTAAAGGGTATTGATAAAAATAAAGAGTTAATTGTTTTTTGTGGGGGATTTGCTTGTGCGAAAAGCCCTATAGTTGCTGATTTATTAATGAAAAAGGGACATAAGAATGTAAAAGTTTATAGTGCAGGTGAACCACAATGGTCAAAAAAATCTTATCTTGAAATAGATACTATTGTTGCAAAAGTATATTTTGAAAATAATAGTGCTTTATTTGTAGATGCGAGACCTTATGCAAAATTTTTACAAGAGACTATAGTAGGAAGTATATCTGTTCCTGATACAAATTTTGAAAAATTAGTAGGAAGATTCCCTATTGATAAAAATGAAAAAATAGTAACTTTTTGTGCTGGATATGAGTGTGAAAAATCTCATATTATTGCATCAAAACTTTATGCTCTAGGTTATAAAAATGTAGTTGTTTATGCAGGCGGTGTTCCTGAGTGGAAAAAAGCAGGACTATCTACTACTTTTGCTAGTAAAAAAGTAGAAGATAAAGAAAAAGAGAAGAAAGCAGAATTTAGTAAAAATGGACTAAAATTAGGAAGTGATGAAGGAACTATTGATGGAGAATGGCTAAAAGAATTAGTGCTTAAAGATAAAGTTCCATCAAATATTCAAATAGTAAATGTATTACCATCAAAAGATTTTGCAAAAGGGCATATTAAAGGTGCTATCAATATTGAAGCTGAGAAGCTAAATTCAAAAGAGTTATTTGATAAATTACCGAAAAACAAAAGTATAGTTTTTTATTGTAGTGCAGGTTCAAGATCTCTTGAAGCTTGGATGAAACTCAAAAAAGATGGTATTGATGTAAGTGAGATTTTTTACTTTGATGCAGTTATAGTATGTAAAAATCAAGAGTGTAAAATTGATGTAAATGAGCCTTTGGAATAA
- the rplT gene encoding 50S ribosomal protein L20, producing the protein MPRVKTGVVRRRRHKKVLKLARGFFGGRRKHFRKAKEQLERSLVYSYRDRRQKKRDIRKLWIIRINAACRLNDINYSRFINGLRLTGIELDRKILADLAMNDSAAFASLVVSAKAALK; encoded by the coding sequence ATGCCAAGAGTAAAAACTGGTGTTGTAAGAAGAAGAAGACACAAGAAAGTATTAAAATTAGCTAGAGGATTCTTTGGTGGAAGAAGAAAACACTTTAGAAAAGCTAAAGAACAGTTAGAAAGAAGTCTTGTTTACTCATATAGAGATAGAAGACAGAAAAAAAGAGATATTAGAAAGCTATGGATTATCAGAATCAATGCAGCTTGTAGATTAAATGATATTAACTACTCAAGATTTATAAATGGTCTTAGATTAACAGGTATTGAACTAGATAGAAAAATACTTGCTGATTTAGCTATGAATGATTCTGCTGCATTTGCATCTTTAGTAGTTTCTGCTAAAGCAGCACTTAAATAA